One part of the Sorangiineae bacterium MSr11954 genome encodes these proteins:
- a CDS encoding sigma-70 family RNA polymerase sigma factor, giving the protein MACADLSLVRRAVAGEAGALDLLVQALRPHIERQLQRYPVSDEDRRDLLQTTLIQITRRLGSFRGDASFSTWLYRVTANEALMVMRSQRRHRARHVEGMDLEELGSFPLSHMAEVPDLVEARAANNERDEQVRHALSELTENERNVVVLYYHFDLGLDEIAAQLDTSPSAVRSRLHRARIRLRALLESTPLADEFREGGQAAMKASVLAKRRMRMPHSLSSAPAEAPLVA; this is encoded by the coding sequence ATGGCATGCGCCGATCTCTCCTTGGTCCGCCGCGCCGTCGCCGGCGAAGCGGGCGCTCTCGACTTGCTCGTTCAAGCGCTCCGCCCCCATATCGAGCGCCAACTCCAGCGCTACCCCGTGAGCGATGAAGACCGGCGCGATCTTCTGCAAACGACCTTGATTCAGATCACGCGCCGCCTCGGCTCGTTCCGAGGCGACGCGAGCTTCTCCACCTGGCTTTATCGGGTCACCGCCAACGAGGCGCTCATGGTCATGCGCTCCCAGCGCCGCCATCGCGCCCGCCACGTCGAGGGGATGGACCTCGAGGAGCTCGGCTCGTTCCCCCTGTCGCACATGGCCGAAGTTCCCGATCTCGTCGAGGCGCGCGCCGCCAACAACGAGCGCGACGAACAAGTCCGCCACGCCCTCTCCGAGCTGACGGAGAACGAGCGAAACGTGGTGGTCCTTTATTACCACTTCGACTTGGGCCTCGACGAAATCGCCGCCCAGCTCGACACCAGCCCGAGCGCCGTTCGCTCCCGCCTGCACCGCGCCCGCATCCGTCTTCGGGCGCTGCTCGAGTCCACCCCGCTCGCGGACGAGTTCCGCGAAGGCGGACAGGCCGCGATGAAGGCGTCCGTGCTGGCCAAGCGGCGCATGCGGATGCCTCATTCGCTTTCTTCGGCTCCGGCCGAGGCACCTCTCGTAGCCTGA
- a CDS encoding protein kinase — protein MNSPDKGAEGLVGQTIGGRYKVVRVLGEGGMGVVYVGEQMLGGTVRKVAIKTLHPHLSHDPKILARFERECGTIAELQHPNTIQVYDFGKTDDGILYIVMEFVQGQSVAEVLEKEGPMPPPRVEKILTQVVGSLEEAHQHDIVHRDLKPENVVLCDRAGQKDWVEVLDFGIAKRQKEEDKEERKLTQAGMVLGTPPYMSPEQFTGRPIDARSDIYSLGIMAYEMLTGRLPFHGNTAYEWATQHMVQPPAPIETQPMGARVPQSMRNAITRALAKDPAQRFPTVREFLDAFSGNGSKEAPAPPGAALPYAATAALGAAAPQFGPPGAGPNASGGYSTAPGVSAGYVTGPSPGYNTGDLGAVSPRGRTEIGAQVDVPGGYGAPPPQQGFQGAAPAMPQQAMPQQYGGPPPNAGYRPPAQPRTEAKGGRTGLVVGILVVALLACGVAVAAGLGVFSGGGSAKPADSNIFGPGSGGTPSATPTPSATPEPSQAASTPPPTPPTPSVPPLNTTPTTPTRSPGGSGGTPTKHPGGAKDAGAVTVPPGFPTVIPTVIPTQPPPPVTTTPPPPVTTPPPPPVTRPGEPPECAAARVWCARAGTDSRAATMCANQTAACKSKGGNP, from the coding sequence GTGAATTCTCCGGATAAAGGCGCCGAGGGGCTCGTCGGTCAGACCATCGGGGGTCGATACAAGGTCGTTCGCGTGCTCGGCGAAGGGGGGATGGGGGTCGTCTACGTGGGCGAGCAGATGCTCGGCGGGACCGTTCGCAAGGTCGCCATCAAGACCCTGCACCCGCACCTGTCCCACGACCCGAAGATCCTCGCCCGATTCGAGCGCGAGTGCGGCACCATCGCGGAGCTTCAGCACCCGAACACCATCCAGGTCTACGACTTCGGCAAGACCGATGACGGCATCCTGTACATCGTCATGGAGTTCGTGCAGGGGCAGAGCGTGGCCGAGGTCCTCGAGAAGGAAGGACCGATGCCCCCGCCGCGGGTCGAGAAGATCCTCACGCAGGTGGTGGGCTCGCTCGAAGAGGCGCACCAGCACGACATCGTGCACCGCGATTTGAAGCCCGAGAACGTGGTCCTCTGCGATCGCGCCGGCCAGAAGGATTGGGTCGAGGTGCTCGACTTCGGCATCGCCAAGCGCCAGAAGGAAGAGGACAAAGAGGAGCGCAAGCTCACGCAGGCCGGGATGGTGCTCGGCACCCCGCCCTATATGAGCCCGGAGCAGTTCACGGGGCGCCCCATCGACGCGCGCAGCGACATTTATTCGCTCGGCATCATGGCGTACGAGATGCTCACCGGGCGCCTGCCCTTTCACGGAAACACCGCCTACGAGTGGGCGACGCAGCACATGGTGCAGCCCCCCGCGCCCATCGAGACGCAGCCCATGGGCGCCCGCGTTCCGCAGTCGATGCGCAACGCGATCACGCGCGCGCTGGCCAAAGATCCCGCGCAGCGCTTTCCCACCGTGCGCGAGTTCCTCGATGCCTTCAGCGGCAACGGCAGCAAAGAAGCACCCGCGCCGCCGGGCGCCGCGCTCCCTTATGCGGCGACCGCCGCGCTGGGCGCCGCTGCTCCGCAGTTTGGTCCTCCCGGCGCCGGCCCCAATGCTTCGGGGGGCTACAGCACCGCGCCCGGCGTCTCGGCGGGTTATGTGACCGGGCCATCGCCCGGCTACAACACCGGCGATCTCGGCGCGGTGTCGCCGCGCGGGCGGACCGAGATTGGCGCGCAGGTCGATGTGCCGGGTGGCTATGGAGCGCCCCCGCCGCAGCAAGGCTTCCAAGGCGCGGCGCCGGCCATGCCCCAGCAAGCCATGCCCCAGCAATATGGGGGCCCTCCCCCGAACGCGGGCTATCGTCCACCCGCGCAGCCGCGCACAGAGGCCAAGGGAGGGCGCACGGGGCTCGTCGTGGGCATCCTGGTGGTGGCGCTGCTCGCGTGCGGCGTGGCGGTGGCCGCGGGGCTCGGCGTCTTCAGTGGCGGTGGAAGCGCGAAGCCCGCCGACTCGAACATCTTCGGGCCCGGATCCGGTGGAACGCCCAGCGCGACGCCAACACCTTCCGCAACGCCGGAGCCGAGTCAGGCCGCGAGCACCCCACCGCCCACGCCTCCAACGCCATCGGTACCACCGTTGAACACGACGCCGACGACGCCCACGAGATCTCCAGGTGGTAGCGGCGGCACGCCAACCAAGCATCCGGGAGGTGCTAAAGATGCAGGCGCCGTCACTGTGCCGCCGGGCTTCCCCACTGTCATCCCCACGGTGATCCCGACCCAGCCACCGCCGCCCGTGACCACCACGCCGCCGCCGCCCGTGACCACGCCGCCCCCGCCGCCGGTCACCCGTCCCGGCGAGCCCCCGGAGTGCGCCGCAGCGCGTGTTTGGTGCGCGCGCGCGGGGACCGACAGCCGTGCTGCAACGATGTGTGCCAATCAAACAGCCGCGTGCAAAAGCAAAGGTGGCAATCCGTGA
- a CDS encoding hemolysin family protein, which translates to MIGLLLVALFIFLNGFFVAAEFAFVKMHATQLHPRVKRGEKRAIFAQRIIERLDRYLSVTQFGVTLASLGLGWIGEPAIERLVVSWTGNLFEGELAKALHVVAVIIAFGMLTFSHVLLGELVPKLIAIQRSEATALFSATPLHVMYLTFRPLLWILEHASALILRFMGLSADAASEGTLSEEQILGILAANTARSPMGKKKGELLERVIRFSQRTARHAMVPRVDVASLPIDTPREEALKFIRAQQYSRLILTKDRSLDNVVGYLYVKDFLFEDGAAAGDLRNLRRDAIFVPETQGLHDVMQRLQEAQIPIAVVVDEYGGTSGIVTMEDLLEEIVGEIRDELDEEPAALVKVPGDEQAWEVDARLKMDDLRAIGVQVESEDAAEPIGAVLLEKLGHLPRKGDSAAIAGNAVGIVSALSRRRITRVRIRIAPQPAAA; encoded by the coding sequence GTGATCGGGCTCCTTCTCGTTGCGCTCTTCATCTTCCTGAACGGCTTCTTCGTCGCGGCCGAGTTTGCGTTCGTCAAGATGCACGCCACGCAGCTTCATCCGCGCGTGAAGCGGGGTGAAAAGCGCGCGATTTTTGCGCAGCGGATCATCGAGCGGCTCGATCGTTACCTTTCGGTGACGCAGTTTGGGGTCACCCTGGCGAGCTTGGGCCTGGGCTGGATCGGCGAGCCGGCCATCGAGCGGCTGGTCGTGTCCTGGACCGGGAACCTGTTCGAGGGTGAGCTGGCCAAGGCGCTGCACGTGGTGGCCGTCATCATCGCCTTCGGCATGCTCACATTTAGCCACGTGCTGCTCGGCGAGCTGGTGCCGAAGCTGATCGCCATCCAGCGCTCGGAGGCCACCGCGCTGTTCTCGGCCACGCCGCTGCACGTGATGTACCTCACGTTCCGCCCGCTCTTGTGGATCCTGGAGCACGCGTCCGCGCTGATCCTGCGCTTCATGGGCCTCTCGGCCGATGCCGCCAGCGAGGGGACATTGTCGGAGGAGCAGATCCTGGGAATCTTGGCGGCCAACACGGCGCGCAGCCCCATGGGCAAGAAGAAGGGCGAGCTGCTGGAGCGCGTGATCCGCTTTTCGCAGCGCACGGCGCGCCACGCGATGGTGCCGCGGGTGGACGTGGCCTCCTTGCCCATCGACACGCCGCGCGAGGAGGCGCTGAAGTTCATTCGCGCGCAGCAGTACTCGCGCCTCATTTTGACCAAGGACCGCTCGCTGGACAACGTGGTCGGCTACCTCTACGTGAAGGACTTCCTCTTCGAGGACGGCGCCGCCGCCGGCGATCTCCGCAACTTGCGGCGCGACGCGATCTTCGTCCCCGAGACACAGGGGCTGCACGACGTGATGCAGCGGCTGCAAGAGGCGCAGATCCCCATCGCGGTGGTGGTCGACGAATACGGCGGCACCAGCGGCATCGTCACCATGGAAGATCTGCTCGAGGAGATCGTGGGCGAGATCCGCGACGAGCTCGACGAAGAGCCCGCGGCGCTCGTGAAGGTGCCGGGCGACGAGCAAGCCTGGGAGGTCGACGCGCGCCTGAAGATGGACGATCTGCGCGCCATTGGGGTGCAGGTCGAGAGCGAGGACGCGGCGGAGCCCATCGGCGCGGTGCTCTTGGAGAAGCTCGGCCACCTTCCACGAAAAGGCGATAGCGCCGCCATCGCGGGCAACGCGGTGGGCATCGTGAGCGCGCTCAGCCGGCGCCGCATCACGCGCGTGCGCATCCGCATCGCGCCGCAGCCGGCCGCCGCGTGA
- a CDS encoding CBS domain-containing protein, with the protein MTSYNHAFIPGSLREIPELQDPRRTSQVFEKDDDRKVGMKARASIASIKAVDIMNPAPPTVRASSKIRAAVDILQSLEVRYLPVVDDDETLVGLLSDRELRTIRIPYFVGNEYVGSLQEALSMNVARLLLGVAPRVDIDADTTDLMALMAHHRVGALPVTHKNGKLVGIITYLDLCRGLSRETAAFVAV; encoded by the coding sequence ATGACCTCTTACAATCACGCTTTCATTCCAGGGAGTCTCCGCGAAATCCCGGAGCTCCAAGACCCACGACGTACGAGCCAAGTCTTCGAGAAAGACGACGACCGCAAGGTCGGAATGAAGGCTCGGGCGTCGATCGCGTCGATCAAGGCGGTGGACATCATGAATCCAGCGCCGCCCACCGTTCGCGCATCGTCCAAGATTCGCGCGGCGGTGGACATTCTGCAATCGCTCGAGGTCCGCTACCTGCCGGTCGTCGATGATGACGAGACGCTGGTCGGGCTCCTGAGCGATCGTGAGCTTCGCACCATTCGAATCCCATACTTCGTCGGCAACGAGTACGTCGGCAGTCTGCAGGAGGCGCTCAGCATGAACGTGGCGCGGCTCCTCCTCGGCGTCGCACCGCGGGTCGACATCGACGCGGACACCACCGACCTGATGGCGCTCATGGCCCATCACCGAGTCGGAGCCCTTCCCGTGACCCACAAAAACGGGAAGCTCGTAGGAATCATCACGTATTTGGACCTTTGTCGCGGGCTCTCTCGCGAAACCGCGGCTTTCGTCGCCGTGTGA
- a CDS encoding MMPL family transporter produces the protein MTSVIRGVRWLLGQVCSRRGFRLAMLVATLASLWLSTFKLRLSSDLTDLFPNRDETTMLMRFLRGFGGGDLGVILVRGEDPAAVEAAATALIAALRDKPMVARVLDSAPPPKEFDPTLAWAYSGPTARDRLKQALSPEGMRERLDGTRELLLAPGASEVAERAARDPLRLAMIPWELRMEVAAGVNVGTGADGAFVGDGGRARLVILEPRGSAFQGRDAARFVSEVREAMEAAQRHELPAHAPAVTMDLTGGHAIADATASLLRRDMIVSATLSTVLASLVFLLTFRRMRALFAVLPPLGLGTLWTTGIAAFFPTGLSAIATAFAAVVVGVGVDTGVHVYAKLLEGRRQGLTPAAAARFARETTWRPTLLAALAAGFAFAALLVSDLPAVRQLGVLCGAGEVLTAIGILLVTPEIGAWLERGAPPAPKVHPWTAFASALTRTRRRAIAAIAVTLTPFAFLAAFGWPSAHDTLVAIRPQALAPLATQREIYRIFGSKEGQWLAVTADASPERAAERADRVAERLDRLATAGVIDGFDALTNFAPAPPTQEKRLAERDALALPEKRRALEAALLERGFDASAFSAAFASFEHPSHAISRMDPKGPLAWIVSRHMAREGGETLVVSYVRPTGDPAKDAQALAAIREADPATVVTGYHHLETALRHALGRDLPIVAILALVLVVVTLRAALRRGFDVFLTLGTIAVEVGAVAALMRIFHVRLHVYDALVLPVLIGITMDESMFLLHAARAARAAGSSIGDAIDGALRSEGPLVASTALTTAAGFAALLACRFEGLFDLGAVGALGSALGLLAALIVIPAGLRLARGHASE, from the coding sequence GTGACGAGCGTGATTCGCGGGGTGCGATGGCTGCTCGGGCAGGTGTGTTCGCGGCGCGGCTTTCGGCTGGCGATGCTGGTCGCCACCCTGGCGAGCCTATGGCTCTCCACGTTCAAGCTGCGTCTGTCGTCCGATCTGACGGATCTCTTTCCGAACCGCGACGAGACGACCATGTTGATGCGCTTTCTGCGCGGCTTCGGCGGCGGCGATCTGGGCGTCATCCTGGTGCGCGGGGAGGATCCGGCCGCGGTGGAGGCCGCGGCGACGGCGCTCATCGCGGCGCTGCGCGACAAGCCGATGGTGGCGCGGGTGCTCGACTCGGCGCCGCCGCCCAAGGAGTTCGATCCGACCTTGGCGTGGGCCTACTCCGGCCCGACGGCGCGCGATCGTTTGAAGCAGGCGCTCTCGCCCGAGGGGATGCGCGAGCGGCTCGACGGAACGCGGGAGCTTTTGCTCGCACCGGGGGCGTCGGAGGTCGCCGAGCGGGCGGCGCGCGATCCGCTGCGGCTCGCGATGATCCCGTGGGAGCTGCGCATGGAGGTGGCGGCCGGGGTCAACGTAGGGACCGGCGCCGATGGCGCCTTCGTGGGCGATGGCGGGCGCGCGCGGTTGGTCATTCTGGAGCCGCGTGGGAGTGCATTTCAGGGGCGGGATGCGGCGCGATTCGTGAGTGAGGTGCGGGAGGCGATGGAGGCGGCCCAGCGTCACGAGCTCCCCGCACACGCTCCGGCCGTCACCATGGATCTGACGGGCGGCCACGCCATCGCCGATGCGACGGCTTCGCTCTTACGCCGCGACATGATCGTGAGCGCGACCCTGTCGACGGTGCTCGCGTCGCTGGTGTTTCTGCTCACCTTCCGGCGCATGCGCGCCCTGTTCGCCGTGCTGCCACCGCTGGGGCTCGGCACCCTCTGGACCACGGGCATCGCCGCGTTTTTCCCCACGGGACTGAGCGCCATCGCCACGGCCTTCGCGGCCGTCGTGGTGGGCGTGGGCGTCGATACGGGCGTCCACGTTTACGCCAAGCTGCTCGAAGGGCGTCGCCAAGGCCTCACCCCCGCCGCAGCCGCGCGCTTTGCACGCGAAACCACGTGGCGGCCCACGCTGTTGGCCGCGCTGGCCGCCGGCTTCGCCTTCGCGGCGCTCCTGGTCAGCGATCTGCCGGCCGTACGCCAGCTCGGCGTTCTGTGCGGCGCAGGCGAAGTGCTCACCGCCATCGGGATCCTCCTGGTCACGCCCGAAATCGGCGCCTGGCTCGAGCGCGGCGCGCCGCCCGCGCCCAAGGTTCACCCTTGGACCGCGTTCGCCTCGGCCCTCACGCGAACGCGCCGGCGCGCCATCGCCGCCATCGCGGTCACGCTCACGCCGTTCGCGTTTCTCGCCGCCTTCGGCTGGCCCTCGGCCCACGACACCTTGGTCGCCATCCGCCCGCAAGCGCTCGCGCCGCTGGCCACGCAGCGCGAAATTTACCGCATCTTCGGCAGCAAGGAAGGCCAGTGGCTCGCCGTCACCGCCGACGCATCCCCCGAGCGCGCCGCCGAGCGCGCCGATCGCGTAGCCGAGCGGCTCGATCGACTGGCCACGGCGGGCGTCATCGACGGCTTCGACGCGCTCACCAACTTTGCCCCCGCCCCGCCCACACAAGAGAAACGCCTCGCCGAGCGCGATGCGCTCGCACTGCCCGAAAAGCGCCGCGCCCTGGAAGCCGCCCTGCTCGAACGCGGCTTCGACGCCTCGGCCTTCTCCGCAGCCTTCGCGAGCTTCGAGCACCCCTCGCACGCCATCTCCCGCATGGACCCCAAGGGCCCGCTCGCCTGGATCGTCTCGCGGCACATGGCCCGCGAGGGCGGCGAAACCCTCGTCGTCAGCTATGTGCGGCCCACGGGCGATCCCGCCAAAGATGCGCAGGCGCTGGCCGCCATTCGCGAGGCCGATCCCGCGACGGTGGTCACCGGCTACCACCACCTGGAGACGGCGCTCCGACATGCTCTGGGGCGCGATCTGCCCATCGTCGCCATCTTGGCGCTCGTGCTCGTGGTCGTCACCTTGCGTGCGGCGCTACGGCGCGGCTTCGACGTGTTCTTGACGTTGGGTACCATCGCCGTCGAGGTGGGGGCGGTGGCCGCGCTCATGCGCATCTTCCACGTGCGCCTACATGTATACGATGCGCTGGTGCTGCCGGTTCTCATCGGCATCACCATGGATGAATCGATGTTCCTGCTTCACGCGGCGCGCGCCGCCCGCGCTGCGGGATCGTCCATTGGGGACGCCATCGACGGAGCCCTGCGGAGCGAGGGGCCGCTGGTCGCATCGACGGCGCTGACCACTGCCGCCGGGTTCGCCGCACTTCTTGCGTGCCGGTTCGAAGGTTTGTTCGATCTGGGCGCCGTGGGCGCATTGGGTTCGGCGCTTGGCCTGCTCGCGGCGCTCATCGTGATCCCAGCCGGATTACGACTTGCGCGCGGGCACGCCAGCGAATAG
- the mfd gene encoding transcription-repair coupling factor, whose amino-acid sequence MGVQNHDEADRSAIVPDHATEAPLEPILPPEGIVAARLRDVAARVADRPAGRVDVAGVKGCSGAALVSAMAHAGTKRIVYIASDLDGARRAAQDCAFLLRGAPDDARAEEAALGDVLLYASHESSPYADVNPDRRASMSRMATLFHLAHLPWRVLAIPANALVRKVVPAEAVRAATTKIVAEEELDREFLVVKLSEAGYIRVPVVEDPGSFAVRGALVDVWPPSSDAPLRIELYGDLVISIKSFDPYEQRTLKTSGKDVTFPHVWLPPAREGVLTREATARARASVVQLAESIDWPTTKTRALTEDVVSGRAFFGADGFLPAYYPELSPLVSFFGDDAVVVLEDPAAITAAVRDELERAQDDATNYGQRPHFPPSAFYIDEPSAAGELTRRRVVTLHATPVLGEATSGGLAAFAAIAEPFDLASRDHDDLARAVKMARASKGKSATLAPLVRRIRYWREHGLRVFIAARAQTQAERLTSLLHHQGISCTARLGTFDPAWLADPSGAEMAQIIVGPLSRGALLPAEGVVLVTEEEIFGARAHRRKERRATDPTRPFLEDLRNLNVGDFVVHVEHGIGRYLGLVHKEVGGHTVDLLVVEYGGGDKLYLPAYRLNQIQKYSGGENAQPKVDRLGGSTFSRTKARVQKAVRQMADELLRLYAERKAQPGHAHDPIDDDYRAFEATFPFDETPDQQRAISEVNRDLDEARPMDRLVCGDVGFGKTEIALRAAFRVAMAGKQVALLCPTTVLAQQHFRTFEARMRDYPITIASMSRFQTKKEQDETVARLKEGKVDIVIGTHRLLSKDIHFKDLGLLVVDEEQRFGVTHKERIKQIRVQVDVLTLTATPIPRTLQMAVTGLRDLSLITTPPVDRRAVRTLVTRFDEQVIREAVTRELSRGGQVFYVHNRIEGLYEKAGRLAELVPQARIAVAHGQMTKGGTAQENGALEQTMFDFVEGRYDVLAATAIVESGLDIPRANTIIIDRADLFGLAQLYQLRGRVGRSKERAYCYLVVPPPEKMSDDARARIEALERHTELGSGFQIASLDLELRGAGDLLGGEQSGNVASVGFDLFCQMLEEAVHELRGEPVVHEVDPELSFDVPSLLPEDYVSDVGVRLSLYKRLASAMDEAHVAEIAEEMEDRFGPPPDDARRLVQLMSIKTELRRLRALGCEANAQTVTLHLREDTPLDPKKILELVRSPRSPYRLTPDMRLSRRFDGQGNGLTNAEALLHDLGKCLKA is encoded by the coding sequence ATGGGCGTGCAGAACCACGATGAAGCGGACCGATCCGCGATCGTACCGGACCATGCCACGGAAGCACCGCTCGAACCGATCCTCCCGCCGGAGGGCATCGTGGCCGCGCGCCTGCGCGACGTCGCCGCGCGGGTGGCCGACCGACCTGCGGGGCGCGTCGATGTCGCCGGGGTCAAGGGATGCTCCGGCGCCGCGCTGGTCTCCGCCATGGCCCACGCGGGAACGAAGCGCATCGTTTACATCGCGTCGGATCTCGACGGCGCCCGCCGCGCCGCCCAAGACTGCGCCTTTCTCCTTCGCGGCGCCCCCGACGATGCGCGCGCCGAGGAGGCCGCGCTCGGCGATGTGCTCCTCTATGCGAGCCACGAGTCGTCTCCGTATGCCGATGTGAACCCGGATCGGCGTGCGTCGATGAGCCGCATGGCCACGCTCTTTCATCTGGCGCACCTGCCATGGCGGGTGCTGGCGATCCCGGCGAACGCGCTGGTCCGCAAGGTGGTGCCCGCCGAGGCCGTGCGGGCGGCGACCACGAAAATCGTCGCGGAGGAGGAGCTCGATCGCGAGTTCCTGGTCGTCAAGCTATCGGAGGCTGGCTACATCCGCGTGCCGGTGGTGGAAGATCCCGGCTCGTTCGCCGTGCGCGGCGCGCTGGTCGACGTGTGGCCCCCGAGCAGCGACGCGCCCCTTCGCATCGAGCTGTATGGCGACTTGGTCATCTCCATCAAGTCGTTCGACCCCTACGAGCAGCGCACCCTCAAGACCTCTGGCAAAGACGTCACCTTCCCCCATGTGTGGCTCCCGCCCGCACGCGAGGGCGTGCTCACCCGCGAGGCCACGGCGCGGGCGCGCGCGAGCGTGGTGCAGCTCGCCGAGTCCATCGACTGGCCCACCACCAAGACGCGCGCGCTCACCGAGGACGTGGTGAGCGGCCGCGCCTTCTTCGGCGCCGACGGCTTTCTGCCCGCGTACTACCCCGAGCTGTCCCCGCTGGTCTCGTTCTTCGGCGACGACGCGGTGGTGGTGCTCGAGGATCCGGCGGCCATCACCGCCGCCGTGCGCGACGAGCTCGAACGCGCCCAAGACGACGCCACCAACTACGGCCAGAGGCCGCACTTTCCGCCGTCCGCCTTCTACATCGACGAGCCCTCCGCCGCCGGCGAGCTCACGCGCCGGCGCGTGGTGACCCTGCACGCGACCCCCGTCCTCGGAGAGGCCACCTCCGGCGGGCTCGCGGCCTTCGCGGCCATCGCCGAGCCCTTCGATCTCGCCTCGCGCGATCACGACGATCTCGCGCGCGCCGTGAAAATGGCGCGCGCGTCCAAGGGCAAATCCGCCACCTTGGCGCCGCTGGTGCGCCGCATCCGCTACTGGCGCGAGCACGGATTGCGCGTGTTCATCGCCGCGCGCGCCCAGACGCAGGCCGAGCGCCTCACGTCCCTTTTGCATCACCAGGGCATCTCGTGCACCGCCAGGCTCGGCACCTTCGATCCCGCGTGGCTCGCCGATCCGAGCGGCGCCGAGATGGCGCAGATCATCGTCGGCCCGCTCTCACGCGGCGCGCTGCTCCCCGCCGAGGGCGTCGTGCTGGTCACCGAAGAGGAGATCTTCGGCGCGCGTGCGCACCGCCGCAAGGAGCGCCGCGCCACCGATCCCACCCGCCCGTTCCTCGAGGATCTTCGAAACCTGAATGTGGGCGATTTCGTCGTTCACGTGGAGCACGGGATCGGGCGCTACCTCGGGCTGGTGCACAAAGAGGTGGGCGGCCACACCGTCGATCTCCTGGTCGTCGAGTATGGCGGCGGCGACAAGCTGTACCTCCCCGCGTATCGGCTCAATCAAATCCAAAAATATTCGGGCGGCGAGAACGCGCAGCCCAAGGTCGATCGCCTGGGCGGCAGCACCTTCAGCCGCACCAAGGCGCGCGTGCAAAAAGCCGTGCGGCAAATGGCCGACGAGCTCTTGCGCCTCTACGCCGAGCGCAAGGCGCAGCCGGGCCACGCGCACGACCCCATCGACGACGATTACCGCGCCTTCGAGGCCACGTTCCCCTTCGACGAGACGCCGGATCAACAGCGCGCCATCTCCGAGGTGAACCGCGATCTGGACGAGGCGCGCCCGATGGATCGCCTGGTCTGCGGCGACGTGGGCTTCGGCAAGACGGAGATCGCCCTGCGCGCCGCGTTCCGGGTGGCCATGGCCGGAAAGCAGGTGGCGCTGCTCTGCCCGACCACCGTGCTCGCGCAGCAGCACTTCCGCACCTTCGAAGCGCGCATGCGCGATTACCCCATCACCATCGCGTCGATGAGCCGCTTCCAGACGAAGAAGGAGCAGGACGAGACGGTCGCGCGGCTCAAAGAGGGCAAGGTCGATATCGTCATCGGCACCCACCGGCTGCTCTCGAAGGACATTCACTTCAAAGATCTGGGGCTGCTCGTGGTCGACGAGGAGCAGCGCTTCGGCGTCACGCACAAAGAGCGGATCAAGCAAATCCGCGTGCAGGTCGACGTGCTCACCCTCACCGCCACGCCCATCCCGCGCACCTTGCAAATGGCGGTCACCGGGCTGCGCGATCTGTCGCTCATCACCACGCCGCCCGTCGATCGGCGCGCGGTGCGCACGTTGGTGACCCGCTTCGACGAGCAGGTCATTCGCGAGGCGGTGACCCGGGAGCTCTCGCGCGGCGGCCAGGTGTTCTACGTTCACAACCGCATCGAGGGGCTGTACGAAAAGGCCGGACGCCTGGCGGAGCTGGTGCCGCAAGCGCGCATCGCGGTGGCCCACGGGCAGATGACCAAGGGCGGCACCGCGCAGGAGAACGGGGCCCTCGAGCAGACCATGTTCGACTTCGTGGAGGGGCGCTACGACGTGCTGGCCGCCACGGCCATCGTCGAGAGCGGGCTCGATATTCCACGCGCCAATACGATCATCATCGACCGCGCCGATCTCTTCGGTCTGGCGCAGCTCTATCAGCTCCGCGGACGGGTGGGTCGCTCCAAGGAGCGCGCGTATTGCTACTTGGTCGTCCCGCCGCCGGAGAAGATGAGCGACGACGCGCGCGCCCGCATCGAGGCGCTGGAGCGCCACACCGAGCTGGGGAGCGGCTTTCAAATCGCGTCGCTCGATCTCGAGCTGCGCGGCGCCGGTGATCTGTTGGGCGGCGAGCAATCGGGCAATGTGGCCAGCGTGGGCTTCGACCTCTTCTGCCAGATGCTCGAGGAGGCGGTGCACGAGCTGCGCGGCGAGCCGGTGGTGCACGAGGTGGATCCGGAGCTGTCGTTCGACGTGCCCTCGCTCTTGCCCGAAGATTACGTGAGCGACGTGGGCGTGCGGCTGTCGCTCTACAAGCGGCTCGCGAGCGCCATGGATGAAGCGCACGTCGCGGAGATCGCCGAAGAGATGGAGGACCGCTTCGGCCCGCCGCCCGACGACGCGCGGAGGTTGGTGCAGCTCATGTCCATCAAGACGGAGCTGCGCCGCTTGCGCGCCCTCGGCTGCGAAGCCAACGCGCAAACGGTCACGCTCCACTTGCGCGAGGACACGCCGCTCGATCCGAAGAAAATCCTCGAGCTGGTGCGCTCGCCCCGCAGCCCTTATCGGCTGACCCCCGATATGCGCCTGTCCCGCCGCTTCGATGGGCAAGGCAACGGCCTCACCAACGCCGAGGCGCTCTTGCACGATCTCGGCAAGTGCCTCAAGGCGTGA